One window of Phycodurus eques isolate BA_2022a chromosome 8, UOR_Pequ_1.1, whole genome shotgun sequence genomic DNA carries:
- the si:dkeyp-51f12.3 gene encoding uncharacterized protein si:dkeyp-51f12.3 yields MPLPQGALLLLGVLLMVAGGLVALCAPLPSIAAPVLGFFLGIGGVGLLVSGLCMAMKNLQAAVPGHFLLHPRTGTRFSPQQSLAIQRRLDRIRREMSTDSVGGAPDPEPALEPVLPSTPPPWTMEPPPSYDTVMKIQEHGEQH; encoded by the exons ATGCCGCTGCCCCAGGGTGCGCTGCTGCTCCTGGGCGTGCTGCTGATGGTGGCCGGCGGCTTGGTGGCCCTGTGCGCGCCTCTGCCCAGCATTGCGGCTCCCGTCCTGGGGTTCTTCCTGGGCATCGGGGGCGTGGGCCTGCTGGTGAGCGGGCTGTGCATGGCCATGAAAAACCTGCAGGCGGCGGTGCCGGGACATTTCCTGCTGCACCCGCGCACGGGGACGCGCTTCAGCCCGCAGCAGTCGCTGGCCATACAAAG GAGGCTGGACCGAATTCGTCGAGAGATGTCAACGGACTCTGTCGGCGGCGCGCCGGACCCCGAACCGGCCCTCGAACCGGTCCTCCCGTCCACCCCTCCCCCTTGGACCATGGAACCTCCCCCGTCCTACGACACGGTGATGAAGATCCAAGAGCACGGCGAGCAGCACTAA
- the si:dkeyp-51f12.2 gene encoding uncharacterized protein si:dkeyp-51f12.2 yields the protein MPSLHHGAIFIGAFLIVTGGSTAFLASSQSRLQPFSLCCVVLGVVMLILGLFWAMNSKSPSNYNQQHSHALFAHDGNRFPESQSVYQPGTLECQRHGARSEEFDYPPMDPGGFSPPPHPPPWLGPPPPYEVAIKTTCSSTHLRRAYSDTHLAAEPLFGRSREISFEV from the exons ATGCCGTCCCTGCACCACGGAGCCATCTTCATCGGCGCCTTCCTCATCGTGACCGGCGGCTCCACCGCCTTCTTGGCCTCGTCGCAGAGTCGCCTGCAGCCGTTCTCCCTGTGCTGCGTGGTGCTAGGGGTGGTCATGCTCATCCTGGGGCTCTTCTGGGCCATGAACAGCAAGAGCCCCTCCAACTACAACCAGCAGCA CAGCCATGCCCTCTTTGCGCACGACGGAAATCGCTTCCCGGAGTCCCAGTCAGTATACCAGCCAGG GACTCTGGAGTGCCAAAGGCATGGCGCTCGCAGCGAGGAGTTCGACTATCCCCCCATGGACCCCGGCGGTTTCAGTCCGCCGCCTCATCCTCCCCCCTGGCTGGGACCACCGCCTCCGTACGAGGTGGCCATCAAAACCACGTGCAGCTCCACGCACCTGCGCCGCGCCTACTCCGACACGCACCTGGCCGCCGAGCCGCTGTTCGGACGCTCCAGAGAGATCAGctttgaggtttaa